In Pangasianodon hypophthalmus isolate fPanHyp1 chromosome 5, fPanHyp1.pri, whole genome shotgun sequence, the DNA window TGTAAAACAGTTGGTGGTAACTGGTGATCCGTCACAGGCGAGACTTCAGAGAGGGAGCCTACTACTGAAACAGGGAAAGCTCGATGAAGCTGAGAGTGATTTCAAAAAAGTGGTAAGTAACTCTTTGAtaatgcagattttattttaagtccttaaaggaaaaatccaccctgaacaacttgcatgttgatctttataattaacacctTGCATCCAGGATTTATTTTGGAGTGAAATTCCGAGTTGACTTTTTTAGCTTAGACCTACTGGtcatttttcactttggttaatacTTTCCtgtattacccacaatgcagttCGACAACCTGCTGATATCGGTGCCAGTGAAATATAGCCCTTGAtttatctctacctaaagagagtgaagCAGCAGTGTCTTTCCAGTctttccagctctctcacctcctcatttGTACACCCTGTTCACATTAATAACATAATTAACAAACTTCAGCGTTCATGCTGATGCCACTGTCGTTGCCAATGCGTACATCATCTCACAGATCAATAACTAGCCGTGCCGAGTCTCAGGAGTCTCGAGAGTTTGCATTCACGAACATTTGCTGTCTCCATTATGTtgcatttctcattaatatgactaaTATGATTAATGGAAATGGTGAGTTAGAAAGGAAGCTTTAGCACTTTTGCTTTTAAGAGCTAAGTGGAGCATACAAACAAGGTCTAATTTCAACCTTCAGCCAGAAGAGTAAAATGTAGCTATCTGGCAAGGCTTTTGAAGACTTGGCATGTTGTCAATGTCTTAATTCCATTTTCCAGAAAGTTACAGATCATCAGAACATGATGAAAACTGATTATAGCTGTCTGTTATAGTGATATAGTTATGGTGTGATAGTGAAAATGATGCCAAGTTACATTTCCATTTCTCTTTTGCTTTGAAGTTGCCCTGGAACTTCAGTTAAGAATCTGACTAGACATGCTTTCAAAGATTAGTACATTCATTTGTGTGCTTGTTCATGCAGTATACATGTCAGCTTGGTTTATTTACACAGTTTTTGGCTTAATAGAATTCTGTCCAGTCACACTTTTTGTGGAAATTGTATCTAAAGCTGtagataaaaaattataaacaagaTAATCAGAGCTTACTGTTTCGTCTGAAAGAAGTGATGATTGTTCAATCCAAGAGGATACAAATGTGATGCTTTCTGggtatgtttgtttatttcactgtgctCTGTAGCTGAAATCGAACCCCAGCAGCAGAGAGGAGCAGGAAGCACAGAGCCAGCTGAAGAAATCGGATGAAATCCAAAGATTGGTGACTGAGGCTCGGAGCAGTTTCAAGCGCAAAGACTACAGCTCAGCGGCTGCGCTACTGGACACAGTTATTGAAGTGAGTTAGCTACTGTACTGTCATTGTTCTGTTATAATCATAATCTTACCAAAAATTTACACCAGACACAACACCCAAGCTAAGATAGGAAACATCCTTCTGTTTAATCTTCTGACTCTGCTCTGTAAATGCCAACAGAATGAACAAGAATCCTGTTCAAACCTCAGCTTTAAATAGTTGTATGTACAAAAGTGACAATGAACCAGATTTAATTACCCGTTAAAGCTACATGTAAAAATCCATGCAAAAATGAGACAGTAAGccggtgaaaaaaaaaacagcgtcAACGTATTTACCCTGGTTAGTGTAATGAGTACTCGTTCAGATACTTGGCTCTACAGCTACAGCCCACACCACCATATGTTACTataattttactgtatataatgtttcTGTAAATTGTAATACTCTATATTCTTCTTATTCTTATATCCGTGGCATGTGCCCCAGACAACTAAACACACCCAGTATTTTTTAGTTTAGTCTTTTGTGTAAATTGGTCTTTAAGCATCCAGACAACTTTTTGAGATATGCTGCCTGGGACACTTTCATCTTTCAGAGGCATCTTTCAATAGGTGGTGGTGCAATAATAATggtacccataatgcatttcaTTAAATCGGGGCTATTCAATAAAAATTTTTGAAGATCCAGCTGCATAAAATCCCTTGCTTGCCAAGTTCCCTATTACTAAATCACAACATCATGACAACATTTTAATGCTTGATCAATTCATGCCAATAAATAAGGCACATAAAGTTGAAGTGGTTATGATTTAGTTTGTAGTGGTGCTTCATGTTTTAACAccatggactctgaacagatgataCCTCTGTTTCAGGGTGAAGCAGgaagaataaacacatttttggtctttttcccatttcctttttcctccaGTTGATGACTCCTGTGTTAAATATTGTGTCATTCAGCCTACATATTTGTCAGCCTAAACAATGGTTAGGGGATTAAGTGGCTGAGTGACAGCCATTTATGGGAAAGGAGCAATTACATTTGAGGACAGTTATAGTAGTTTATCACCCCTACTGTGGCTGTGTTTTCCTTAGACGTGTGTGTGGGACGTTTACTCCAGAGAGCTCCGAGCTGAGTGCTTCATTCAGCTGGGTGAGTTGGGCAAAGCCATCAGCGACCTTAAAGCAGTATCCAAACTGAAGAACGACAACACACAGGCTTTCTACCAGCTCAGTACCATCTATTATAACATGGGAGATCATGAGATGTCCCTCAAGTAAGTTTCTGTGGGATTCAGCATCTTTTGCAACAGGACATTAACAGTGCTAGTATGCTTCATTAGGCAGTATTTAGGCAGATTGTGTGTGGTGGTATTATCAAGCTTGTAACATGCAAAGCTGGTACTTCTGTGGTGGTATCATGGCTGCCAAAGCCTTAACCTTGAATTAATATTTGGAAGTCATGGCAATTATAACCTCATGCTGTAAATGCTGACACAATGCCTTTCTGTCTACAGTGAAGTGCGAGAGTGTTTGAAGCTGGACCCTGACCACAAGCAGTGCTTCAGCCACTATAAGCAGGTGAAGAAGCTCAACAAGCAGATCATGTCAGCTGAGGAGCTGATCCAGCAGCAGAGGTGTGTACTGCTAGCAAATCACAAGCACAAATCCAATCATTGCTGTATCAATGGACCACCTAATCTCATATCCATGGTATGATATTTAAGACCATTGAAAACTCCTCAAACTTCCTACATCAGATACACACTGTAGTGCTGTACAGTGTCAAACTTTCTACCCCTTTCAAAAGATACGTTTCGTAATATCTACCACTTTTCCCTAATCATCCCTTTCTCCAGAAACCCCTCTGCTGGCTCATGACAATGTTCACCAGCTTCTCTGCTACAGAACTCAGAACTCATTACTAAATATAGCTTTTCATCCTGTCGGCTCAGCCCTGCTCCTGCTTTCCTTCGGAAAGCTCATATCTCCGTTCTCTCTACTCCTATTGCTcatttaataaatgcatttctatCTTCTGGTTCTGTTCCCTCAGCCTTTGACACAACTCCTCTTGCCAAATACAGTATAGGCCAATCTCTGATCTTCCATTATAGGTTGAAGTGATGCAAAAAGTAGTAGCTAAAATGACTCAAAACATTTTTAGCTGAAAATAACCTTTATGAGCCGTTCAGTATTGAACCTGCTCTGACCTCCTGCTGTCTGTTGATGCAGATTAACTAAACTTGACTGCACAGTGGCTTTTACTCTGAACACATACTGAACACATTTACTTATATGTACAGTAAGTGCAAATTCAACCACAGCTCTCACCTATACAACTATACTATACAGCAATACTATACAACTATATTATACCAATCATTACAGCAATACAGGTTTTGACAGCATGTGTTTCTGACCTACAGCCTGTACTTCTTAGAGAACTTCCCCAAGTATTGCCAAATCCCAAATATACAGAGTGTTTGATTTCATTGACATTGATAGTGCGTCTGATAGTGTGTATCTCTTTAAAAAGTCTGTAGGTTGTCAGGAATCTTGCTGTTTTTTCTTGAAACTTTCACCTGAGTCTCACATTACATCTTTCACcaaagctgccttttttttttaccttcataACATTGCTCATTCTCCCCTTTCTCAATATCACCAATGCTAAAACTTCATGCCTTTGTTACCCTGTATATCCTTGTATTGATTAGTGTAATGCTGTCTGTTGTTCTATTGctaaaactgtgaaaaaaaacaattggttCATTACATTCATAACTTGGCTGCTTGTGTACTAACACACAATACAAGCAATCTGCTCATATCCCACTGTGCCCTGTTAGTTACATCTCTTTCCCTATTCCATATAAGCAACTTTTTATTACTTTACAGCCTATTTTACAGCCTTTACAGCCTTACAGCATTTACAGCCTTTTTACTACTTTACAGGTTGTTGATGCcacatgggctggtttgaaaATTTCATAAACCGCAGATGTCgtgggattttcacactcaacagtctctagagtttactcagaatggtgcaaaaaaaaaaacattgagtgagcgacagctctgtgggtggaaatgccttgttgataagagaggaaAGTTGCCAGATTGGTGGTTAactagtaactcaaataatcactctttacaaccatggtgagcagaaaagcatctcagcatgcacaaatcATTAAACCTACAACAGCCGAAGACCTCACTGGACCATATACACATGTGGTCAGGGTTTTTTAGGGTAGACTAACAGGCAGGAAAACAATTCCTTTGCAAGTGTAAGAGTAGAATGaatttttacagtttgactGTATGCtgagttgttttctttttctcccacaCAGGTATGGAGATGCAGTAAGTAAGTATGAGTCAGTTATGAAGACGGAGCCGAATGTGCCACAGTACACTATTCATGCCAAGGAGCGCATATGCCACTGTCTTTCTAAGGTGAGAACATCTCTTCCCTCTCTGACCACCACGTGACTCTGATCACTGATTTTTATTCTACTCTGCTCCAGACAGTTTTACTGTCCTGCTAAATCTGCAGTACATTAATATGAAAAAGTATGGTTTGGTTTGGCCACAGGATCAGCAAGGTGCTAAAGCAATCCCAGTGTGCAGTGAAGTCCTGAGCTCAGACCCACAGAATGTGAACGCTCTAAAAGACAGAGCAGAGGCCTACCTCCAAGATGAACAATATGAAAACGGTAAATCTGTGCTGTCATTTTCTCATGGACAATTAACCCTTGTGTGATgaatgatgtatatttacctcctcaaaataGCGAACTGTTTTACAGTTTAACAAACTCCGATGTGCTTGAACCAAGATGTTGATTGATCaaaaaatacttgtatatacagcatacaaGAGGTGctattttgtttactgttgatgctgtgagctgAGCAATTGACATCAAATCATAGCTATTGTGTTGTGGTTGAGCAGATTGTCCCAGGTTCCCAAGAAGGAATGctgattaaaatgaaaagttatGACCTTTAGTCATAACCACAGCTGTAATGTGTCACATGTCACAGGTCCTATGACAGCAAAAGTTGTTTGCTGTTGGTCAAGGTCTTGAGTAGATGCCAAAGTTGATGTTACTAACAGGTAACAATAGAGCCTCATCAATAGAGCTACCAGACACCTAGCTCGtcaaatacatacacattatagacacacgtGTATGTACTTGATGGACACCTAGTCCATTTTACTTTCCATTTGTTTAGCCTTTTTTAAAGGCTGTTATCTGTAGTCTTCCCCCGAGTTCCTAGCCCCCTAGAGAGTCCAGTTTCTAATCATCTAATCAAGCACAGCTTCATACGAGCCTTGATTAGCTGAATCAAACTGCCTTAAATTAGAGCTGGACCTGATCCCCTGAATTAGAATTCATCATACCTGCTTTATAGAACGATTTCCTAACTATATCACATCTATGCAGCCATTAAGGACTTTGAGAGTGCAAAGGAGTACAGCGAGAATGACCGTCAGATAAAGGAGGGACTGGAGAGAGCACAGCGCCTCCTCAAGCAGTCCCAGAAGAGAGACTACTACAAGATCCTGGGGGTCAAGAGGTGAAATCCATTATCAGCTAACCTTTGACTTCCTGGGTTGATATCGAAGTGTGACGTGTTTAATATGTGTTCTAAACGGCCAGCCTTGTGTGACTCCTAGGACAGCCCAGAAGAAGGAGATCATTAAAGCCTACAGGAAATTGGCACAGCAGTGGCACCCAGACAACTTCCAGGAtcctgaagagaagaaaaaggctGAGAAGAAGTTCATAGACATCGCACAGGCCAAGGAAGTGCTCACTGATCCAGGTAAGCCCTCACTCAGTTGGCCTGTTTGTGGACATTGGGTTTCCATGGGCTTTAGATTTGTCTTCTAACATAAAAAATGCCAAGCTAAGCATGCTTTATATAGATGAGGAATACCTTATATAAGTATGTAAATGCAGTTTCAGATGGAGAAAGAAGAATCAGACTGGAATTCAGATCAAACTAACAGGAATTATGGTTGCTTTTTAGAGATTTGTTGGGGTGTTTTTGGTATTTTGGTTTGACTAATACAGAGATGCCAACATAACAatcaaagagaaataaacatatGTAATGTAGGTGGACAGGACGGCTCCACGCTAACAGCATAAATGATCAAATGTATTGATCAAACTGATATTTAACTGTaatctgcagaaatgtttggatttaaaGCGACTAGCCTATAAGCTAACTTTATACAGTTATTACAAAATTAACATAAGTGTATGTCATTTCTGCAGTCTGTCCTATATGATACTGTGCATAAGAATAAACCGTCTATAAGTGCATTGAAAGATTTACTGttaatgaacacatttttatttgtatgtctGAGCATCAGTgcaattacattttatacattttactgaaatgaaaggaaaatattaacaaaatcaATATATCTGCCCAACTAGGAACATAAAAGAcccaatatattttaaaaaagaaatctatgAAGTGTAGCctacatacagaaaaaaaaaattaaatggcaaatcctgtactttttttttttttaattgttataatgGCCTAGCTGGTGATATAGAAATTCTGCAGTCATTTTGCATGCAGTTTTCAATTTCCCCTACTGAGATCCAGacagacttttatttttttggcagcATGTAGACTAACTGATCATGTCATGTTGCGTGGATCAACAGTATATTAGATCTGGCGTAATGgtaatgttttttccccagatgGAACATTAAAAAATAGCGAGCTTGGGCCAGTGTGATGGCTACTAACTAATAATTAACCACTCACAGAAGTGAATGCGTCTTTCACATACCACATCCTTTCAGTGAATTTTATAAAATTGGTGAATGTTTGGTCTGAGCACTGCTTTAACTGAAATACCCAACAGCacagttttcaggtgtctcctgtATCGCTATAGCAAGGGGTTAAAACCatagatgttggcacctctggcATTATAAAACACGAGTCTCAAAAGATGCTGGTGTATTTGACACCTTTTGTCTCTGTTCTTGTGCAGAAATGAGGAGTTCGTTTGACCAGGGTGAAGACCCTCTGGACCCTGAGAGCAAGCAGGGAGGAGGCCATCACCACTTCCACGGGGCTTGGGAGAGCTTCCAGGGCTTTAACCCTTTTGGTTCTGGACCGTTCAactttaaattcaattttaactGAGGTCATGCAGGAGGACAGGAGCTCGGATCAGCCTGATCTGAATTTATACACTCAGGCATCCAGAGAGAAGTGCAATCTGCTGAGCCTAATTGACACTAACTGCCAGAGGTGTGGCTACAGAAGCTGCTGTGGCATTAAGACGCATCCCATGCTGTTGAATATTCTCGGACTTGCTGAGCGgaaaagcagtgttttttttcttcagggaACTTCAGAGTGTAGGTTTTCATTCCCAAGCAACCAATTATCCTAAAActattgtgtgtatataggACACTGCACTATTTTTCTATGAATTAAATAATGCTGCattgtaaatacagaaataaaaagatgtCATTGCTTATTTAATTAACAAGAAACTCTGCTTTTCTCCGATTTCATTGTTCTAGAGTCCTGTCCAAATCACAAGCAGATGATTCCTGCTAGTTGAACTttgaatttaattcaattttatttctgtagcacttttaacaatagaaacaatagaatagtgttttctggtttctAGCTTATGGCGTGATTATACCTGGCTCTTGAAGCTATCCCTTTGtggacaaagaaaaataataaagaataggTCATTCTTGAACAGGTAGAATCATTTTATCTTCAGTGAGAGCAGATTAATAATATCTTTACACATATTTATGCAGTAACATAACGGGGACTCCAGATATAGCAGACAACCACTGACgaatgataaacattttattcctgAGAGGATCCCACATCCTTTCACTTCCaggcttaataaaaaaaaaaatacagctcagCATTAATATAACATCAGATCTATCAGGCAGTGTCACAAATACAGCATGGCTTTTTCACTTTAAAGAGCTTGAAATCGTATAGAAACACAGGAATATTTGTGGTGGACAAATCGCCCATTTTCTGCATGTGTTGGGGTTAATTTTACAAACATCCCCTGCTCTCAGACAACCCAAAAATATTCAAGTCATGCTGAAGTGATTTGTTCGGTCATATTGTAATGATTTTAGATTTCCTCTTCGCTGTAATTCAGGAATAATGACTTGTACATGATACAAAAAACTTAATTTCACTTAAGCCTCCCCTTTTGTGTAAACAGTTAACAGTAATGCAAGAGAAGAACACATCATGAGCTCATAGTGTGGAatgaattaagtaaaaaaaaaaaaacagatgtgtgAGGAATTATCGAGGAATGTGCATATGCATTTTCCCTAGATAGTCATCAGTGCAATTTTTTAGAAACCGACCACAAGATGGCAACATAACACAGTCCTTAACCCTTTCTTCCTATGAGACTTGGCATTATATTATGTGCAGCAGAACAGACATGTAACACAAAGAAAAGGTTAAATATACACaatttgatcattttgaaatattactgGTTCACTGTACATAACATTGACTCCAGTAGAAAAGGTGTTCTGGCTTCTTTATCTTCATATCCGTTACACAAGGATTCCTCTTTCATGTTCTGATACAAAGTTTGACctattgtacctttaaaatataGACTCCAGCCAACAAGTTTCATAAATAgaaaactgaaatttttttttttttttaatttttttttaaaaagtctctCTTTTCATCGTCTTACACAGAGTTCAGGTCCAGGTTAATACGCTCTGGTTCAGTTTGTGGATATCTCTTTGCACTTGTAGAGGTATAGAAGAGGGTTATAGTTGCAAACGTCCCTCTCTCCTTTCAAACAGGTGCTAAAGTTCATCACGATGGCTGCCTGTAGAAACAGACAAATCACACGTCTGAAAATAGCTGCAACTTCACCATTCTGATGCATGAGACACATTCTGAATATATGTGAGCAGTTAAACTTATACCAAACTTACAGCACTTTGGTAGAGACATTAGATCTGACTCACCTGTCCGCTGTGTCGGTGAGGCAGATGAATTTGTGCTTTCTTTCTGATCCTTGACCCGCTTCAGTAGCTGCTTGATCTCACTGTCGTATCTGGACCACTCAGGAACAATCCGTACGGCGGCACTCAGCTTCGGCTCTTTGGTTTTTGGATTATTACACTGCAGAGACATACCACACAGAGCAGCTTCATCAGTCACTGCACAAAAACTCTGCAATAATGTCAGCTACAGAGAGGGCATGTGGAGCCTTTTTTAATATCCTGGCT includes these proteins:
- the dnajc3a gene encoding dnaJ homolog subfamily C member 3a, coding for MVTITPVVYKLVSYVPFVLVLLDLRYEGVLCSSENSVEKHLEMGKKLLAAGQLADALSHFHAAVDGDPKNYMAYYRRATVYLAMGKSKSALPDLSKVIELKPDFTSARLQRGSLLLKQGKLDEAESDFKKVLKSNPSSREEQEAQSQLKKSDEIQRLVTEARSSFKRKDYSSAAALLDTVIETCVWDVYSRELRAECFIQLGELGKAISDLKAVSKLKNDNTQAFYQLSTIYYNMGDHEMSLNEVRECLKLDPDHKQCFSHYKQVKKLNKQIMSAEELIQQQRYGDAVSKYESVMKTEPNVPQYTIHAKERICHCLSKDQQGAKAIPVCSEVLSSDPQNVNALKDRAEAYLQDEQYENAIKDFESAKEYSENDRQIKEGLERAQRLLKQSQKRDYYKILGVKRTAQKKEIIKAYRKLAQQWHPDNFQDPEEKKKAEKKFIDIAQAKEVLTDPEMRSSFDQGEDPLDPESKQGGGHHHFHGAWESFQGFNPFGSGPFNFKFNFN